The genome window GCGGCTCACGCGGTGGGCATCCAGGTCGAGGGCGAACTCGGCACGATCGGCGCGAACGACAGCTACGGCGAGTCCGGAGCGGCAGAGATCATCTACACGAACCCCGCTGACGCGGTGCGCTTCGTCGAGGAGACCGGGGTCGACAGCCTCGCGATCGCGATCGGCACCTCGCACGGCCTCTACCCGAGCGACAAGAACCCCGAGCTGCGTCACGACCTGCTCGAGGAGATCAAGGCCGCGATCGGGATTCCGCTCGTGCTGCACGGCGGATCGTCCAACCCGGACGCCGAGCTGCGTCGCGCGGTCGACCTGGGCATAAACAAGATCAACATCTCGAGCGACATCAAGGTCTCGTACCACAACCGCATGCGCGAGATCCTCGGCACCGATCAGCGTCTGCGCGAGCCCAACGCGATCCAGCCGGCGGCACTCGAAGCCATGAAGGTGACGGCTGCTGAGAAGATCGACCTGTTCGGCGCAGACGGCAAGGCATCGCTGTACTGACACTGCGGACTCGGGAGGATGATCGGCGACGTGGACAGAACGCTCGTACTCGGACTCGGCGGCACCGTCGACTACGAGCTCATGTGGGACTCATCGGTGTTCGACAGGCTGGCGCTCGCGCACGACGTGCGGCGCCACGAGCTCACGACCACGGCGCCGATCACCGACGAGCGCTCGCTGCTGGTGGCAGTGCTGGCCTTCGTCGCCTCGGGCACCGGGGCGGAGCGATTCGTCGCCTCGTCCGAGGTGATCGAGGACTTCGTATCGCACTTCGAGTATGCGACCACGCTCGGCGGCACCGGTGTGCGGGCGGGCCTCGTGCTCGACGCCCTCGGCATTCCGAGCGTGCAGCACCTGGTGAGCATCGACGACAACGTGCGCCGGCTGCTGCCCGAGTCGATCTCGTACATCTGCTCGGCGACCGAGGACACCCTCGACCCGCACCTGATCGTGCAGTACCCGGTCGGCGCGCACGTGCGCCTCACGGACGGAGAGGTGCTGTCACCCGCGCCCAACCGGCTGATCTTCGCGAACGACCCGCCCAACCGGCGGATGCTTCTCTCCGCCGATCTGCCGGCATCTCTGTCGGACGCCGGCGTCTTCCTCGTCTCGGGCTTCAACACGATGCAGGATCACGACCTGCTCGAGCAGCGGCTCGTAGAGGTGCAACGGGCGATGTCGAGCCTGCCCG of Microbacterium sp. LWH13-1.2 contains these proteins:
- a CDS encoding ketose-bisphosphate aldolase; translation: MLYTGKSILDVANENNFAIPAFNISDWAMFNGIMDISEEKAAPVIIAIHPDEVSHITTDLIAAMHSRAHRSSVPVAIHWDHGGSYEQIITAIKAGFTSVMIDASLLPFDENVALTRKVVDAAHAVGIQVEGELGTIGANDSYGESGAAEIIYTNPADAVRFVEETGVDSLAIAIGTSHGLYPSDKNPELRHDLLEEIKAAIGIPLVLHGGSSNPDAELRRAVDLGINKINISSDIKVSYHNRMREILGTDQRLREPNAIQPAALEAMKVTAAEKIDLFGADGKASLY
- a CDS encoding ADP-dependent glucokinase/phosphofructokinase gives rise to the protein MDRTLVLGLGGTVDYELMWDSSVFDRLALAHDVRRHELTTTAPITDERSLLVAVLAFVASGTGAERFVASSEVIEDFVSHFEYATTLGGTGVRAGLVLDALGIPSVQHLVSIDDNVRRLLPESISYICSATEDTLDPHLIVQYPVGAHVRLTDGEVLSPAPNRLIFANDPPNRRMLLSADLPASLSDAGVFLVSGFNTMQDHDLLEQRLVEVQRAMSSLPGDALVYYEDAGFYTRGFAETVRARLLPQIDVYGMNEDELQEYLGRSVNLLDKSDVIRALREAHMIIPARALVVHTRYWAIGVGPDAARHRAALDSAVVVAATRYRVGDGVTSDDVEHTSSMPRHAGGEALVSAIEAALPDAAGVAAFSLDVPTPTTVGLGDTFVGGFLAGAVRSKETV